A window of the Lysinibacillus irui genome harbors these coding sequences:
- a CDS encoding ABC transporter permease has translation MSFLEMLYFIIPSAILYATPLIFTAIGGVFSERSGVVNIGLEGLMIVGAFVGIFVNLEFASSLGGATVWVAMLAAVVIGAVFSLFHAVASISFRADQTVSGVAINLLGLAATVFLVKMIYDKGQTDMIDQPIRRFGIRYLEDIPFFGRLLFHDVYSTSILAFVVAIGAWFIIYKTPFGLRLRAVGEHPMAADTMGINVNKMRYIAVMISGALGGLGGAVYAQTITHDFSHATIAGQGFMAIAAMIFGKWHPMGALGAALFFGLAQTLSIAGNQIPFIENVPAVYLQILPYVLTILALAGFIGKANAPKASGQPYIKGKR, from the coding sequence ATGAGCTTTTTAGAAATGTTATATTTCATCATCCCTTCAGCGATTCTTTATGCAACACCTTTGATTTTTACAGCCATCGGTGGGGTATTCTCTGAACGCTCTGGTGTTGTCAACATCGGGCTAGAAGGCTTAATGATTGTTGGTGCATTTGTTGGTATTTTTGTCAATTTAGAATTCGCTTCGTCATTAGGAGGAGCAACAGTTTGGGTAGCAATGCTAGCAGCTGTTGTGATCGGGGCAGTGTTCTCACTTTTCCATGCCGTTGCTTCTATTTCTTTCCGTGCCGATCAAACAGTATCAGGGGTAGCAATTAACTTACTAGGCTTAGCCGCGACAGTTTTCTTAGTAAAAATGATTTATGATAAAGGTCAAACAGATATGATTGACCAACCAATACGTCGTTTTGGTATTCGTTATTTAGAGGATATTCCTTTCTTTGGTCGTTTATTGTTCCATGATGTTTATAGCACATCTATTTTAGCGTTTGTTGTAGCAATTGGCGCATGGTTTATCATTTATAAAACGCCATTTGGATTGCGCTTACGAGCTGTTGGTGAACATCCAATGGCAGCAGATACTATGGGGATTAACGTAAATAAAATGCGTTACATTGCCGTAATGATTTCTGGGGCTCTAGGTGGCCTTGGCGGTGCAGTTTATGCACAAACAATTACACATGACTTCTCACATGCAACAATTGCTGGTCAAGGTTTCATGGCCATTGCCGCTATGATTTTCGGGAAATGGCATCCAATGGGTGCACTAGGTGCAGCATTATTCTTCGGTTTAGCGCAAACATTAAGTATTGCAGGGAACCAAATTCCATTTATCGAGAATGTGCCAGCCGTTTATCTGCAAATTTTACCATATGTCCTAACAATCCTTGCTTTAGCAGGCTTTATTGGTAAAGCAAATGCACCAAAGGCAAGTGGCCAACCTTATATTAAAGGTAAACGCTAA
- the yfmF gene encoding EF-P 5-aminopentanol modification-associated protein YfmF has protein sequence MFKTIPFAKGVNLHIRQTTQFKTVNFSIKWRRALTAKSASERTVLTNVLQHSNAKYKTTAAFRSFLDDLYGTVLYFDTSKRGNEHTVLLNVETVNDHYLANTSVLNDVLGLLHTAIFEPNLENDAFKESIVEREKKTVIQRIESIFDDKSRFAQFRLQQILRPNEPASISANGSVEEIQKITPASLYEAYQSMLANDKIDIYVAGDINEEEVVAKLKKALPFKDRTPEEVPAVLPQKHPDNDYVREQHEMKQGKLHIGFSTPVRFGDADFAKMQIFNGIFGGYPHAKLFMNVREKESLAYYASSSYASHYGLVFVVSGIEPKNEEKALTLIKEQLAVMQAGDITDLELEQTKAMLTNQLKESLDSARGQIEIFDQYKDLPEEFSVETWANKWKAVTKEDVVAMAKQVQLEAVYFLCGKEQAAQ, from the coding sequence ATGTTTAAAACAATACCTTTTGCAAAAGGTGTCAATTTGCATATCCGACAAACAACCCAATTTAAAACTGTAAATTTTTCAATAAAATGGAGAAGAGCATTAACGGCTAAAAGTGCATCAGAACGTACAGTGTTAACCAATGTACTGCAGCACAGTAATGCTAAATATAAGACAACTGCTGCATTTCGTAGCTTTTTAGATGACTTGTACGGCACTGTTTTATATTTTGATACATCGAAGCGAGGGAATGAGCATACGGTGCTACTAAATGTAGAGACTGTAAATGACCATTATCTTGCGAATACAAGTGTGTTAAACGACGTACTTGGTTTATTGCACACGGCTATTTTTGAGCCTAATTTAGAAAATGATGCCTTTAAGGAATCAATTGTTGAACGTGAAAAGAAAACAGTTATTCAGCGTATTGAATCTATATTTGACGATAAATCCCGCTTTGCTCAGTTCCGTTTACAACAAATTTTAAGACCGAATGAGCCTGCATCGATTTCAGCAAATGGTAGTGTAGAGGAAATTCAAAAAATTACACCGGCTTCCTTATATGAGGCGTATCAATCCATGCTAGCTAACGATAAAATTGATATTTATGTTGCTGGTGATATTAATGAAGAGGAAGTCGTCGCAAAATTAAAAAAGGCGCTACCATTTAAAGATCGCACACCTGAAGAAGTTCCGGCGGTACTTCCCCAAAAACACCCTGACAATGATTATGTTAGAGAACAGCATGAAATGAAGCAAGGTAAGCTCCATATTGGCTTTAGCACGCCAGTAAGATTTGGTGATGCGGACTTTGCTAAAATGCAAATTTTTAATGGCATTTTTGGTGGCTATCCACATGCTAAATTGTTTATGAATGTTCGTGAAAAAGAGAGCCTTGCTTATTATGCATCAAGTTCATACGCATCGCATTACGGTCTCGTTTTTGTTGTCTCTGGTATCGAGCCTAAAAATGAAGAAAAAGCTCTAACGCTAATTAAAGAGCAACTTGCTGTCATGCAGGCTGGAGATATTACTGATTTAGAGCTGGAGCAAACAAAAGCTATGCTGACGAATCAGCTTAAAGAGTCGCTAGATTCTGCTCGTGGACAAATCGAAATTTTTGATCAATATAAAGACTTACCTGAGGAATTCTCTGTTGAAACTTGGGCAAATAAGTGGAAAGCTGTAACAAAGGAAGATGTTGTTGCAATGGCAAAGCAAGTGCAGCTTGAAGCAGTTTATTTCTTATGTGGAAAGGAGCAAGCGGCACAATGA
- the yfmH gene encoding EF-P 5-aminopentanol modification-associated protein YfmH — MKTIEFKQLDETLYYEKLDNGLDVYILPKKGFSKTFVTFTTKYGSVDRTFVPIGETESITVPDGIAHFLEHKMFEKEDGDVFQKFSEYGASANAFTSFTRTAYLFSSTDNIYKSTETLLNFVQEPYFTEATVNKEKGIIGQEITMYDDQPDWRLYFGTIENMYHHHPVKIDIAGTIESIDGITAEHLYTCYNTFYHPSNMLLFVIGAVDPEQMMTFIRDNQGKKEFPEPTPIQRFFDKEPTEVAIKERTLNMDVQKPKVYVGLKAKETNLSGQEMLKHELSVQIALELIFGRTSSFYERVYEEGLIDETYAFDFTLENGFGFAMIGSDSTEPDGLSKAIKEELAKYDGNAHFESADLDRIKRKKIGFFLRALNSIEFIANQFTRYSFNDMNLFDVVPVLETLTVEDLKKAFASIQGESQQTVFKILPSKQGAQ, encoded by the coding sequence ATGAAAACAATTGAATTTAAACAATTAGATGAAACACTTTATTATGAAAAGCTAGACAATGGCTTAGATGTTTATATTTTGCCAAAAAAAGGCTTTTCCAAAACATTTGTTACATTTACAACAAAATACGGCTCTGTTGATCGTACGTTTGTGCCCATTGGTGAAACGGAAAGTATCACTGTGCCAGATGGCATTGCTCACTTTTTAGAGCATAAAATGTTTGAAAAAGAAGATGGGGATGTTTTCCAAAAGTTTAGTGAGTACGGCGCTTCGGCTAATGCCTTTACATCGTTCACACGTACGGCTTATTTATTTTCTTCTACTGACAATATTTATAAAAGTACAGAAACTTTATTAAATTTTGTACAAGAGCCATATTTCACTGAAGCTACTGTCAACAAAGAAAAAGGAATTATTGGGCAAGAAATTACCATGTATGATGATCAGCCCGATTGGCGTTTATACTTTGGTACGATTGAAAATATGTATCATCATCATCCAGTGAAAATAGATATTGCAGGTACAATTGAATCGATTGATGGTATTACAGCTGAGCATCTATATACATGTTACAACACATTTTATCATCCATCTAATATGCTGTTATTTGTTATTGGCGCTGTGGATCCAGAGCAAATGATGACTTTTATTCGTGACAATCAAGGTAAAAAAGAGTTTCCGGAGCCTACGCCGATTCAACGTTTCTTCGATAAAGAACCAACAGAGGTTGCAATTAAAGAACGTACATTAAATATGGATGTTCAAAAGCCAAAAGTATATGTCGGTTTGAAAGCAAAAGAAACTAATTTATCAGGTCAGGAAATGTTAAAACATGAGCTATCTGTGCAAATTGCGCTTGAGCTTATTTTCGGACGCACATCAAGTTTTTATGAACGTGTCTATGAAGAAGGATTAATCGATGAAACCTATGCATTTGATTTTACTTTAGAAAATGGTTTTGGCTTTGCCATGATTGGTTCTGATTCAACAGAGCCAGATGGGTTATCAAAGGCAATTAAGGAAGAACTAGCAAAGTATGATGGAAATGCACACTTTGAAAGTGCTGATTTGGACCGTATCAAACGTAAAAAAATTGGATTCTTCTTACGTGCGCTTAATTCAATTGAATTTATTGCAAACCAATTTACACGCTATTCCTTTAATGACATGAATTTATTTGATGTTGTACCAGTACTAGAGACATTAACAGTTGAGGATTTAAAGAAAGCATTTGCTTCTATTCAAGGTGAATCTCAACAAACTGTTTTTAAAATTTTACCAAGCAAGCAGGGAGCACAGTGA
- the ymfI gene encoding elongation factor P 5-aminopentanone reductase, giving the protein MKKFALVLGASGEIGRAICQSLAEDGWSIYVHYSQNKNAAQSLCDSLTTSFPAQEFMLVQGDFSTIKGAEMVAAQIFNVQAIVFANGQAHYSLLEDTSVEDMEALWRVHVQNPMRLTALLSKKLRQHDVSYVLFIGSIWGEAGSAGEALYATVKGAQHAFVKSYAKEAALSQIRVNAIAPGFINTSMNSHLSQVELDYILEDIPLGTIGQTTDVAEMVRFYLSGKADYVTGQIIRLNGGWYI; this is encoded by the coding sequence GTGAAAAAATTTGCCCTTGTTTTAGGTGCATCAGGTGAGATTGGTCGTGCTATTTGTCAAAGCTTAGCTGAAGACGGTTGGTCCATCTATGTGCATTATTCACAAAATAAGAATGCGGCACAGAGTTTATGTGATTCGCTTACTACATCTTTCCCTGCACAAGAGTTTATGCTTGTTCAGGGGGATTTTTCAACCATAAAAGGAGCAGAAATGGTCGCAGCACAAATTTTTAATGTGCAGGCCATTGTCTTTGCTAATGGACAAGCCCATTATTCATTGCTTGAAGATACATCAGTGGAGGATATGGAAGCCTTATGGCGTGTTCATGTTCAAAATCCAATGCGTTTGACTGCTTTACTTTCTAAAAAGCTGCGACAACATGATGTAAGCTATGTACTATTTATTGGTTCAATTTGGGGAGAGGCTGGCTCAGCGGGTGAAGCACTTTATGCTACGGTTAAAGGTGCCCAGCATGCTTTTGTTAAATCCTATGCGAAAGAGGCAGCACTATCTCAAATTCGTGTAAATGCCATCGCTCCTGGTTTTATCAATACGTCAATGAACAGCCATTTAAGTCAAGTGGAGCTAGACTATATTTTAGAGGATATTCCTTTAGGCACCATCGGACAAACTACGGATGTAGCTGAAATGGTTCGTTTTTATTTGTCTGGTAAAGCTGATTATGTCACAGGACAAATCATAAGATTAAATGGTGGTTGGTACATATAA
- a CDS encoding DUF3243 domain-containing protein codes for MTILENWQKWTSFLGQNVMQAESSGMPKKMIQTAAVQIGEYLATNVDPKNEQERVLSDLWGVASEDEKHALANCVIKLVQNKHVQ; via the coding sequence ATGACCATTTTAGAAAACTGGCAAAAATGGACATCGTTTTTAGGGCAAAACGTTATGCAAGCTGAATCAAGCGGCATGCCAAAGAAAATGATTCAAACGGCTGCTGTCCAAATTGGTGAGTATTTGGCGACAAATGTCGACCCTAAGAACGAACAAGAGCGAGTGCTGTCGGATTTATGGGGCGTTGCCTCTGAAGATGAGAAGCATGCATTAGCGAATTGTGTCATTAAACTTGTACAAAATAAGCATGTGCAGTAA
- a CDS encoding DUF3388 domain-containing protein, giving the protein MSDWYFEYEIQVNRPGLLGDIASLLGMLRVNIISINGVDEDRRGMLVHTDNDEAIERFRTIVSTMEHINVTKFRQPKLRDRLAIRHGRYIPRDADEKNTFHFVRDELGILVDFMAELFKKEGHKLIGIRGMPRVGKTESIVAASVCANKKWIFLSSTMIKQTVRNKLVGDEFSRNNIFILDGIVTRRSTDERHLQLVREMMNMPCIKVVEHPDMFVQHSEYKIEDFDYIIELRHHTDEEITYEIMEKNHMSESDSFGGFNF; this is encoded by the coding sequence TTGAGCGATTGGTACTTTGAATATGAAATTCAGGTGAATCGCCCTGGATTATTAGGAGATATTGCTTCACTTTTAGGGATGCTTCGTGTCAATATTATTTCAATAAATGGTGTCGACGAGGATCGACGTGGTATGTTAGTGCATACAGACAATGATGAGGCGATTGAACGATTTCGTACAATCGTTTCGACAATGGAACATATTAACGTAACCAAATTTCGACAACCAAAACTTCGTGACCGTCTAGCTATTAGGCATGGTCGCTATATTCCTCGAGATGCAGACGAAAAAAACACTTTCCACTTCGTAAGAGACGAACTTGGTATTTTAGTCGATTTTATGGCGGAACTCTTTAAAAAAGAAGGACATAAGCTAATTGGTATACGTGGCATGCCACGTGTTGGGAAAACCGAATCCATTGTAGCTGCAAGTGTCTGTGCCAATAAAAAGTGGATTTTTTTATCGTCTACAATGATTAAACAAACAGTTCGAAATAAGCTTGTGGGTGATGAATTTAGTCGTAACAATATTTTTATTCTAGATGGTATTGTGACTCGACGTTCAACTGATGAGCGACATCTGCAATTAGTGCGTGAAATGATGAATATGCCATGTATTAAAGTTGTAGAGCATCCAGATATGTTCGTTCAGCATTCTGAATATAAAATAGAGGATTTTGATTATATTATTGAACTGCGTCATCACACAGATGAAGAAATTACCTATGAGATAATGGAAAAAAATCACATGTCCGAATCCGATTCATTTGGAGGATTTAATTTTTAA
- a CDS encoding helix-turn-helix domain-containing protein, with protein MLLVAELGTRLKEARLSKGYSLDDLQEITKIQKRYLVGIEEGNYSIMPGSFYVRAFIKQYAEAVGLDAEEILETYKNELPSTPNDQLSQSMSNSPSRRKVSKGPSNKMMEAMPKIIVALFIVVIIVAIWILWQSKNSSGTSEEVNPTPEMEYDTNVKPIDSEKDKKDKENKDAQKNDKEDTNSTDETPIDEDQTDQTEEMKQTISAGTIETDGATTSYTLTGTKTMKIKVEVSGPTFVGIRDQQQQELLTDTRVYNAGEVIEYDATAQNYVRIRLGNSTQAKIYINDEPLTYAQQIVTQNIVINFNKEQ; from the coding sequence GTGTTATTAGTGGCAGAATTAGGTACTCGACTAAAAGAGGCGAGACTGTCTAAAGGCTACAGCTTAGACGATTTACAAGAAATAACGAAAATTCAAAAGCGTTATTTAGTAGGAATTGAAGAAGGCAATTATTCTATTATGCCTGGTTCGTTTTATGTACGAGCTTTTATTAAACAATATGCAGAAGCGGTTGGTTTGGACGCTGAAGAAATTTTAGAGACATATAAAAATGAACTGCCAAGCACTCCAAATGATCAATTAAGTCAATCTATGTCGAATAGTCCTAGCAGAAGAAAGGTATCGAAAGGCCCTTCCAACAAAATGATGGAGGCAATGCCAAAAATCATTGTTGCTTTATTTATTGTTGTTATCATTGTAGCTATATGGATACTATGGCAATCAAAAAACAGTTCAGGGACAAGCGAAGAAGTAAATCCAACTCCTGAGATGGAATATGATACAAATGTTAAGCCAATTGATAGTGAAAAAGATAAAAAAGACAAAGAAAATAAAGATGCACAAAAAAATGATAAAGAAGATACAAACTCTACAGATGAAACACCAATTGATGAAGATCAAACAGATCAAACTGAAGAGATGAAACAAACAATTTCTGCGGGTACTATTGAGACAGATGGAGCGACAACTTCTTATACGTTAACAGGTACAAAGACTATGAAAATTAAAGTCGAAGTATCAGGTCCTACTTTTGTTGGTATTCGTGACCAACAACAACAAGAATTATTAACAGATACACGTGTCTATAATGCTGGTGAAGTAATTGAATATGACGCTACAGCGCAAAATTATGTACGTATCCGTCTTGGTAATTCAACGCAGGCTAAAATCTATATTAATGACGAACCTCTAACGTATGCACAACAAATTGTAACGCAAAATATCGTCATCAATTTCAATAAAGAACAGTAG
- the pgsA gene encoding CDP-diacylglycerol--glycerol-3-phosphate 3-phosphatidyltransferase: MNIPNKITISRILLIPFFVIVMMFDFGWGTLTLFGAEMPIHHFIGALIFIFASTTDWVDGYYARKYNLVTTFGKFLDPLADKLLVSAAFILMVELDMAPAWIIIIIISREFAVTGLRLILAGGGEVVAANQLGKIKTWAQIVAIAAALLHNTIFTLIGIPFDMIMLYIALFFTLWSGWDYFYLNRRVLLESK, translated from the coding sequence ATGAATATTCCAAATAAAATTACCATCTCTCGAATCTTGCTTATTCCATTCTTTGTCATTGTTATGATGTTTGATTTCGGCTGGGGAACATTGACATTATTTGGTGCAGAGATGCCAATCCATCATTTTATAGGTGCACTTATTTTTATCTTTGCTTCAACAACTGATTGGGTGGATGGTTATTATGCACGTAAGTATAATCTTGTGACAACGTTTGGGAAATTTTTAGATCCCTTAGCTGACAAATTACTTGTCTCAGCAGCCTTTATTTTAATGGTAGAACTTGATATGGCGCCTGCCTGGATCATTATCATTATTATTAGCCGTGAATTTGCAGTAACTGGCTTACGTCTAATTTTGGCAGGTGGAGGAGAAGTTGTAGCTGCTAATCAGCTCGGTAAAATAAAAACTTGGGCACAAATTGTAGCGATTGCTGCTGCTCTTTTACACAATACAATCTTTACACTAATTGGTATTCCATTTGATATGATCATGCTTTATATTGCATTGTTCTTTACGCTTTGGTCTGGGTGGGATTATTTCTATCTAAACAGACGTGTTTTACTTGAGTCTAAATAA
- a CDS encoding competence/damage-inducible protein A, translating into MNAEILAVGSELLLGQITNTNARFISSQLSELGINVFYHTVVGDNAQRLEQAIEVAESRADLIIFSGGLGPTKDDLTKETIARHLGVSLEFDEVALTYIEQFFAKRGRPMTENNRKQALILAGSEVLANHHGMAPGMILTKNDRTYILLPGPPKELEPMFQFEAKPKLAAMLNDGGIIASHVMRFYGIGEAELEVRVQSILDAQTNPTVAPLASDGEVTLRVTAKAATEQQAQQLIAAKVAEIQALVGEYQYGVDDDSLASKTVEMLLDNKLTIAAAESLTAGLFQSELAEIPGVGNALIGGIVTYAADAKVKQLGISQELIDTHGVVSSECAAAMASAVREKFSTNIGIGLTGEAGPTAHDHQPVGTVWIGIAIEDEEPLTYLLHLSGMRNTNRLRAVKFTCHYLMQLLEERGYTKRYR; encoded by the coding sequence ATGAATGCTGAAATTCTTGCTGTTGGCTCTGAGTTATTATTAGGTCAAATTACGAATACAAATGCGAGATTTATCTCAAGTCAGTTATCAGAGCTTGGTATAAACGTTTTTTATCACACAGTAGTTGGAGATAATGCGCAACGGTTAGAACAAGCTATTGAAGTGGCGGAGTCTCGTGCTGATCTCATTATTTTTTCGGGAGGGCTTGGACCTACGAAGGATGATTTAACGAAGGAAACGATTGCACGTCACCTCGGTGTTTCTCTTGAATTTGACGAAGTGGCATTAACGTATATTGAGCAATTTTTTGCCAAACGAGGACGTCCAATGACGGAGAATAATCGTAAACAGGCATTAATTTTAGCTGGTAGTGAAGTGCTAGCCAATCACCATGGCATGGCTCCTGGTATGATTTTAACAAAGAATGATCGTACCTATATTTTACTTCCAGGACCTCCAAAAGAGCTAGAACCAATGTTTCAATTTGAGGCCAAACCTAAGCTAGCAGCGATGCTGAATGATGGAGGGATCATTGCATCTCATGTCATGCGTTTTTATGGCATTGGTGAGGCCGAGCTCGAAGTACGTGTTCAAAGTATATTAGATGCACAAACAAATCCAACGGTTGCTCCACTTGCTTCTGATGGAGAGGTAACATTGCGCGTGACAGCTAAAGCAGCAACAGAGCAACAAGCTCAACAGTTAATTGCTGCAAAAGTTGCAGAGATACAGGCACTAGTTGGAGAGTATCAATATGGTGTAGATGATGATTCACTTGCATCTAAAACAGTTGAAATGTTACTTGATAATAAGCTAACAATTGCAGCTGCAGAAAGTTTAACAGCTGGGTTATTTCAATCTGAACTTGCTGAAATTCCCGGAGTAGGCAATGCACTTATCGGAGGCATTGTTACGTATGCAGCAGATGCGAAAGTAAAACAGCTTGGTATTTCACAAGAATTAATTGATACACATGGTGTTGTCAGCAGCGAGTGTGCAGCGGCAATGGCGAGTGCTGTACGTGAAAAGTTTTCAACGAATATTGGCATTGGTCTTACGGGCGAAGCAGGCCCTACTGCGCATGATCACCAACCTGTAGGTACGGTTTGGATAGGTATTGCCATTGAGGATGAGGAGCCACTTACATATTTACTTCATTTATCTGGTATGCGCAATACGAATCGACTTCGTGCAGTGAAATTTACATGCCATTATTTAATGCAGTTATTAGAAGAGCGTGGATATACAAAACGATATAGATAG
- the recA gene encoding recombinase RecA encodes MSDRKAALEQALKQIEKNFGKGSIMKLGEKTDLEIATSSSGSLALDAALGVGGYPRGRIIEVYGPESSGKTTVALHAIAEVQAKGGQAAFIDAEHALDPVYAQKLGVDIDELLLSQPDTGEQALEIAEALVRSGAIDIIVIDSVAALVPKAEIEGDMGDSHVGLQARLMSQALRKLSGAINKSKTIAIFINQVREKIGVMFGNPETTPGGRALKFYSSVRLEVRRAEAIKQGNDIVGNRTKIKIVKNKVAPPFRTAEVDIMYGEGISKEGETVDLGVELDIVQKSGSWYAYGDERLGQGRENAKQYLKENVAVMEDIANKIRASYGIAASSYTIAAHDEEEMDEELMLLLEEE; translated from the coding sequence ATGAGTGATCGTAAAGCAGCCTTAGAACAGGCTCTAAAGCAAATTGAAAAGAATTTTGGTAAAGGTTCTATCATGAAACTCGGCGAAAAAACCGATTTAGAAATTGCGACATCTTCAAGTGGTTCGTTAGCACTTGATGCAGCATTAGGAGTAGGCGGATATCCACGTGGACGTATTATTGAAGTATACGGCCCAGAATCATCTGGTAAAACAACAGTTGCGCTTCATGCCATTGCGGAAGTTCAAGCAAAAGGTGGACAAGCTGCATTTATCGATGCAGAGCATGCATTAGATCCAGTTTATGCGCAAAAATTAGGCGTCGATATTGACGAGCTATTACTTTCACAGCCAGACACAGGGGAGCAAGCACTTGAAATTGCAGAAGCATTAGTGCGTAGTGGTGCTATTGATATTATCGTTATTGACTCCGTTGCTGCCTTAGTACCAAAAGCTGAAATTGAAGGGGATATGGGTGATTCTCATGTCGGCCTACAAGCACGTTTAATGTCTCAGGCATTACGTAAACTTTCAGGTGCGATTAATAAATCAAAAACGATTGCTATTTTCATTAACCAAGTTCGTGAAAAAATTGGTGTCATGTTCGGAAACCCTGAAACAACACCAGGTGGACGAGCTCTTAAATTCTATAGCTCTGTCCGTTTAGAAGTGCGTCGAGCAGAAGCTATTAAACAAGGTAATGATATTGTTGGTAACCGTACAAAAATTAAAATTGTTAAAAATAAAGTAGCGCCGCCTTTCCGTACTGCTGAAGTGGATATTATGTATGGTGAAGGTATTTCTAAAGAAGGCGAAACAGTTGATTTAGGTGTAGAATTAGATATTGTCCAAAAAAGTGGTTCTTGGTATGCATATGGTGATGAACGTCTAGGTCAAGGTCGAGAAAATGCTAAACAATATTTAAAAGAAAATGTTGCTGTTATGGAAGACATCGCAAATAAAATTCGAGCTTCTTATGGTATTGCAGCTTCTTCTTACACAATTGCTGCTCATGATGAAGAAGAGATGGATGAAGAATTGATGTTACTTCTTGAAGAAGAATAA